A window of Cytobacillus sp. FSL H8-0458 genomic DNA:
TAGAAGATGAGAATTTTGATTCCAATATCGTGGTCGAAGAGTTCCAAAAAGGCTACAAGTTAAAGGATCGAGTCATTCGTCCATCAATGGTTAAAGTAAATCAATAACTACATATTTGGGGAGGTAAAGAACATGAGCAAAATTATCGGAATCGATTTAGGTACAACAAACTCATGTGTCGCTGTACTTGAAGGCGGCGAACCGAAAGTAATTCCAAATCCGGAAGGCAACCGTACAACGCCATCAGTCGTAGCGTTTAAAAACGGCGAGCGTCAGGTTGGTGAGGTGGCAAAGCGCCAGTCTATTACAAACCCGAACACCATCATGTCCGTTAAACGCCATATGGGTACAGATCATAAAACAGAGGTTGAAGGAAAGGAATACTCTCCGCAAGAGGTTTCTGCTATTATTCTTCAATATTTGAAATCTTATGCAGAAGACTACCTTGGCGAGAAAGTTACTAAAGCAGTAATCACAGTTCCAGCATATTTCAACGATGCTGAGCGTCAGGCTACAAAGGATGCAGGCCGAATTGCCGGCTTGGAAGTTGAACGTATCATCAACGAACCGACTGCTGCAGCTTTGGCATATGGACTGGATAAAATGGATGAAGACCAGACTATCCTTGTTTATGACCTTGGCGGCGGTACATTTGACGTATCTATCCTTGAGCTGGGCGATGGTGTATTTGAAGTAAAATCCACTGCCGGGGATAATCGTCTTGGCGGAGATGATTTTGACCAGGTAATTATTGATTACCTCGTTGATCAATTCAAAAAAGAGAACGGCATTGATCTTTCTAAAGATAAAATGGCTCTTCAGCGTTTAAAAGATGCTGCTGAAAAAGCGAAAAAGGATCTTTCCGGTGTAACTTCAACACAAATTTCACTTCCGTTTATCACTGCCGGGGAAGCTGGACCTTTACACTTGGAAGTAACACTTTCAAGAGCAAAATTTGAAGAGCTTTCTGCGGATCTTGTTGAACGTACAATGGGACCTACACGCCAGGCATTAAAGGATGCTGGCTTGACTCCTTCAGAAATCGATAAAGTTATCCTTGTCGGCGGTTCAACACGTATTCCAGCTGTACAGGAAGCAATCAAAAAAGAAACAGGAAAAGAACCGCACAGAGGAGTTAACCCTGATGAGGTTGTAGCAATGGGTGCAGCTATTCAGGGCGGTGTCATCACTGGTGATGTTAAGGATGTTGTCCTTCTGGATGTAACACCTTTGTCTCTTGGAATTGAAACAATGGGAGGAGTATTCACTAAGCTGATTGAACGCAATACAACTATTCCAACATCAAAATCCCAGGTGTTCTCAACTGCTGCTGATAATCAGTCTGCTGTTGATATCCATGTTCTTCAAGGGGAGCGCCCAATGGCAGCGGATAACAAAACACTTGGCCGTTTCCAGCTAGGCGATATTCCTCCAGCTCCGCGCGGTGTGCCGCAGATCGAAGTGTCTTTCGATATCGATAAAAATGGTATCGTAAACGTACGCGCTAAAGACCTGGGCACAAACAAAGAACAAGCTATTACGATCAAATCATCAACAGGATTATCTGATGAAGAAATTGAAAAAATGGTAAGAGAAGCTGAAGAAAATGCTGAAGCTGATAAGAAGCGCAAAGAAGAAGTTGAACTTCGCAATGAAGCGGACCAGCTGGTATTCACTACTGAAAAGACTTTAAAAGATCTTGAAGGCAAAGTGGATGAAGCAGATGTGAACAAAGCAAATGAAGCTAAAGATGCACTAAAAGCTGCAATTGAAAAGAACGATCTGGATGAAATCCGTGCTAAGAAAGATGCTTTACAGGAAGTTGTCCAGGCGTTAACAATGAAGCTTTATGAGCAGGCGCAGGCTGCTCAGGGAGCTCAGGGCGCAGAAGGTGCTGAAAGCAAAAATGACGACGATAATGTTGTAGATGCTGAGTTCGAAGAAGTTAAAGACGATAAATAATCTCTGAATCTTTTAAGTCAAAGTCAGGTCTTTCTTGGCTTTGGCTTTTATTTTTGATACAATAATCTTTATGTGAAATGAATCGGGGAGTGGTAATCATGAGTAAAAGGGATTACTATGAGGTTCTCGGAATCAGCAAGGGTGCATCCAAGGATGAAATTAAGAAGGCTTATCGAAAGCTTTCAAAAAAATATCATCCTGATATTAACAAAGAGCCTGATGCAGACGAGAAGTTCAAGGAAGTTAAAGAAGCATATGAAGTCCTAAGCGACGACCAGAAGAAGGCCCACTATGATCAATTTGGTCATACGGATCCTAATCAGGGCTTTGGCGGAGCCGGTTTTGAAGGTTTCGGAGGATTTGAAGACATTTTCAGCACTTTCTTCGGAGGGGGTTCCCGCCGGCGTGATCCTAACGCACCAAGACAGGGTGCAGATTTACAGTACACCATGTCCTTAACGTTTGAGGAAGCAGTATTTGGCAAAGAGACCGATATTGAAATTCCGCGTGAAGAGACGTGCGATACCTGCAGCGGTTCAGGCGCTAAACCGGGAACTAAGCCGGAAACCTGCCGTCATTGTCATGGATCAGGTCAGCTGAATGTTGAACAAAATACGCCATTTGGCAAGATCGTCAATAGAAGAGTTTGCCACTACTGTAATGGTACCGGCAAAGAAATCAAAGAAAAGTGCACAACATGCCGTGGAGCCGGTAAAGTGCAGAAACGCAGAAAGATACACGTGAAAATTCCTGCAGGCATTGATGATGGCCAGCAGCTCCGCGTGGCGGGCCAGGGGGAGCCAGGTGTAAACGGAGGACCTCCAGGCGACCTTTATGTTGTATTCCATGTGCGGTCACATGAGTTCTTTGAGCGTGATGGCGATGATGTTTATTGTGAAATGCCTATAACGTTTGTCCAGGCTGCTCTTGGTGATGAAATCGAAGTGCCGACACTGCATGGAAAAGTAAAACTTAAAGTCCCTTCAGGCACACAAACAGGAACCAAATTTCGTCTAAAAGGAAAAGGTGTGCCAAATGTAAGAGGATATGGAACAGGAGATCAGCATATTATTGTCCGCGTTATTACTCCGACAAAGCTGACCGAAAAACAGAAGCAGCTTTTAAGCGAGTTTGCTGAAGTCAGCGGAACAGTTCCGCAGGGAGAACAGGAAGAAAGCTTTTTTTCTAAAGTAAAACGAGCCTTTAAAGGTGAATAAAGGAATGGGAGTTGGTAGTAGTGAAATGGTCAGAAATCAGTATTCATACTGCAAATGAAGCTGTTGAACCGATTTCGAATATTTTGCATGAAGCCGGAGCAAGCGGAGTTGTAATAGAGGATCCTTTAGAACTTGTAAAAGAAAGAAAGGATCAATTCGGTGAAATCTACCAGCTCAATCCGCAGGACTATCCTGAAGAAGGCGTAATTGTAAAAGCATATTTGCCAGTAAACAGTTTCCTTGGGGAAACTGTTGATGAAATAAAAGAAGCAATCAATAACCTCATTCTATTTAACATCGATATTGGCGAAAATAAAGTCAGCATTAGTGAGGTAAACGAAGAAGAATGGGCTACTGCCTGGAAAAAATATTATAACCCTGTAAAAATTTCAGAACGCTTTACCATTGTCCCAACCTGGGAGGATTACACACCTGTCAGCAGTGATGAGCTTATCATAGAGCTTGACCCGGGCATGGCATTTGGGACGGGAACACACCCTACGACGGTAATGTGCATCCAAGCACTTGAAAGAACAGTAAAACAGGGTGATAAAGTTGTAGATGTAGGAACAGGATCGGGTGTCTTAAGCATTGCTGCAGCTATGCTGGGTGCCGGGAAGGTAGAAGCCCTTGATCTTGATGAAGTGGCAGTAAATTCAGCTAAATTAAATATTAAGCTGAATAAAGTGCAGGATATAGTAGATGTATCACAAGGAAATCTGCTCGATGGTGTCAGCCAGGGAGCAGATGTGGTCGTTGCCAACATTCTTGCAGAAGTAATTCTCCGCTTTACAGATGATGTTGCGTCAGTCGTAAGGGAAGGGGGATACTTCATCGCTTCAGGCATTATCCAGCAGAAGAAACAGGAAGTAAGAGATGCTATTTCCGCTGCAGGGTTTGAAATAGTTGAGACCATACAAATGGAAGATTGGGTTGCCATTGTGGCAAGGAGAAAGTGATCAGAAAAGCTCCTGCACCTCGAGGATGGAAGGTGCAGGAGCTGGCATACCGTAAAAAGGGGGTAATGAACTTACCCTCCTTTTTACAGTTGAATGAATCTTGGACAGGTTAGAAAGAGGGTGCCGATTGTGCAGCGGTATTTCATACAAAATGCAGTTAATGATAAGTACTTTCATATTACTGGGGAAGACCGTCATCATATAGTGAAGGTAATGCGCATGAAAGAAGGCGACAAAATTATCTGTGTAGATCCATCCCAAAATAGTGCACTTTGTTCAATTGCAGAAATTACCGATGAATATGTGGCTGCAGAAGTTGTACAATGGATTGAAGGGTCTTCTGAGCTGCCTGCCGATATTACTATCGTGAGCGGACTGCCTAAAGGGGATAAGCTGGAGTGGATCATTCAAAAGGGCACTGAGCTGGGAGCGAACCGTTTTATCCCTTTTACTTCAGCTCGTTCAGTAGTAAAATGGGATGCGAAGAAATCTGTGAAAAAAGCAGAGAGATGGCAAAAGATTGCTAAAGAAGCTGCTGAGCAGTCACACAGGAGCATAGTGCCTGAAGTGTTTGCACCGCTTGATTTAAAGTCATTGCTGAAAATATCGGCTGATTATTCATATAAATTGATTGCCTTTGAGGAAGAAGCGAAGCAGGGAGAGGTCTCTGTGCTCTATAAAACACTTTCTTCCATGAACAAAGGAGACTCACTTTTAGTTGTATTCGGACCTGAAGGCGGTCTTGCAGATAATGAAGTTTCATTGCTGCTCGAATCAGGCTTTCTAGCCTGCGGTTTGGGGCCGCGTATTTTAAGGACAGAGACAGCGCCTCTCTATTTGCTGTCAGCTGTTTCCTATCATTTTGAATTAATGGGGTGAATTTAGATGCCTGCAGTTGCATTTCATACACTTGGCTGCAAAGTCAATCATTACGAAACAGAAGCCATTTGGCAGCTGTTCAAAGAAGCTGGCTATGAACGGACAGACTTCGAATCCGTTTCAGATGTTTATGTAATTAATACATGTACAGTTACAAATACCGGTGATAAGAAAAGCCGCCAGGTAATCAGAAGGGCAATTAGAAAAAACCCTGATGCGGTTATCTGTGTAACGGGCTGTTATGCACAAACCTCACCTGCCGAAATTATGGCAATCCCTGGAGTTGATATCGTTGTAGGGACTCAGGATCGGGTGAAAATGCTTGAATATATCGAGCAATATAAACAAGAACGGCAGCCGATCAATGGCGTCGGAAACATCATGAAGAACCGTGTCTACGAAGAGCTTGATGTGCCGGCATTTACAGATCGGACACGTGCTTCCCTTAAGATTCAGGAAGGCTGCAATAACTTTTGCACATTCTGTATTATTCCCTGGGCGCGCGGCTTAATGAGATCCAGGGATCCGAAAGAAGTAATCCGCCAGGCTCAGCAGCTTGTTGATGCCGGATATAAAGAAATCGTTTTGACTGGAATCCATACAGGCGGCTATGGCGAAGACATGAAGGATTATAACCTGGCTATGCTTCTTACGGATCTTGAAGCTCAGGTAAAAGGTCTCAAACGTTTAAGAATCTCTTCTATTGAAGCCAGCCAAATTACCGATGAAGTCATTGAAGTTATGGATAAGTCCAAGGTCGTGGTAAGGCACTTGCACATTCCTCTGCAGTCAGGCTCAAATACAGTTCTTAAAAGAATGCGCCGCAAGTATACCATGGAATTCTTTGCTGAGCGTCTCGAGCGCTTGAAGGAAGCTCTTCCGGGTTTGGCTGTTACATCTGATGTTATCGTTGGCTTCCCTGGGGAAACAGAAGAAGAATTTATGGAAACCTACAACTTTATTAAAGAGCATAAATTCTCAGAGCTTCATGTATTCCCATATTCAAAGCGGACAGGAACACCTGCGGCGAGAATGGACGACCAGATCGATGAAGAAGTCAAAAACGAGCGTGTTCATCGCCTGATTGCTCTGTCAGATCAGCTTGCAAAAGAATATGCATCTCAGTACGAAGGTGAAGTTCTGGAAGTGATCCCGGAGGAAAGCTTTAAGGAAAGCAGTGACAGCAATTTATTTGTCGGATACACTGACAATTATTTAAAAATCGTCTTCCCGGCAGCAGAAGAAATGGTCGGCCAGATAGTAAAAGTAAAAATTACAAAAGCCGGCTATCCATACAATGAAGGTCAATTTGTAAGAGTTCTTGATGAATTGAATGAAACAGAAGAAGCGGCAGTTTAAAGGAATTACCTCAGGGTAGTTCTTTTTTTTTATAAATTTATTAATAAATAATGGGAAAACTACTTTCGAAAACGATTACAAAAAATATAAATAGTGCTCGATATTTTATTGTCTAAATGATATTATGAAAGAGGTACGTACAACTGTTTTTAAAAGGAGTAGTTAAAATGACAAATAACGTAGCGAAAATGATCGATCATACATTACTTAAAGCCGATGCGACAAAAGACCAAATAGAAAAAATCTGTGCTGAAGCTAAAGAATATAATTTCGCGTCTGTTTGTGTTAATCCGACATGGGTTAAACTTTCAAGCGACCTGCTTAGCGGAACTGAAGTGAAGGTCTGCACAGTAATCGGATTCCCGCTTGGAGCTTCCACACTTGAAACAAAAGCATTTGAAACAAAGAATGCCATTGATAACGGTGCAACAGAAGTAGATATGGTAATTAACATTGGTGCTTTAAAAGGCGGAGACAATGAGCTGGTTGAACGGGACATACGTGCGGTTGTAGATGCTGCAAAAGGAAAAGCATTAACCAAGGTTATTATCGAAACTTGCCTTCTGACTGAAGAAGAAAAAGTTAGAGCATGTGAGCTATCTGTAAAAGCTGGTGCTGACTTTGTTAAAACATCTACAGGATTCTCAACTGGCGGAGCAACAACTGAAGATATTGCCCTAATGAGAAAAACTGTCGGACCTGATCTTGGCGTAAAAGCTTCGGGTGGAGTAAGAAGTGCCGAAGATGCACAGAAAATGATTGAAGCAGGTGCAACGAGAATTGGAGCAAGCTCTGGCGCTGCTATTGTCAACGGTTTAACAAGCGATTCGGATTACTAAGAAAACCGGAAGGCGACCGTTTATCGGCTTATGACCTCGAGCTAGACAGTTATCGAAATTCAAAATATATTATACTTGTTGTAAGAAAATGCCGGGATTTCCCGGCATTTTTTGTTTTTTTATCGGCCGTGCAGCTTTATGATAAATTTTCCAAATTGATTTGCAAAAGGAAGAACAAGCAGTGAAGATAGTACATTAAATAGAACACTGATATGTGCAAGCTGCACATCCGGGGAACTGGCTGCACTCTCTCCTACGACAGCAAGGGAATGAATAAAAGGATAAAAGGCCGCCACACCCAAACAGTTCAGCCAAATATGGGCAAAGGCAGTCAGTTTTGCTTCTTTTCCTGAACCGATGGATGCTAAATATGCGTCTGCGCATGTACCTATATTAGATCCAAGCATTATGGCAATGCCGGTATCCAAATCCATTGCGCCAGCAGTTAAAAACCCCATAATAATGCCAGTTGTTGCTGTGCTTGATTGGATGATAGCCGTAAGGACAATTCCGGCAGCCACAGCGAATAAATAATTCCCATCCAAAGTAAGCAGCCAGTGGTTGACCATATCATTATCTTTAACAGAACCAGCGAGATATTCAAACCCGCGCATTGCTGCAAAAACCGCTGATAATCCAAGCAAGGCGAGACCCGAGCTCCGCAAGCTCTTCTTCTTCAGTACAGCCAGGATGCTTCCGGCAGCTGCAAGCGGGATAATATACGATTCTATATTAAAAGTGATTAATTCTGTCGTAAATGTTGTACCTATGTTGGTTCCTAATATGATGCCAATCGTTTGGGGAAAAGTCAGCATACGTGCAGAAACCATTCCAATTGTTATAATCATTACCGCTGAACTGCTTTGCAGGACAGCCGTCAAAATTGTGCCCATCACAGTGCCTTTCCAAGGTGAATTTGTCATCACTGCCAGCCAATTCTTTAATGAACCGGCAGATAAATTAAAAAGACCCGACCGTAAGAGTGTCATACCATAAATAAATAACCCGATTAGCAGAAAAAATAATAACAGCTGGACCAAGCAGCATTCACCCCCTACATTTAATACTATGGAACACCCTGCCGGGACATGCTTATGTACAAAAAATTGTTTAGCTTGTCAGGAATGGGGTACTAAATAATCACAAACTAATAAAAATCAATCCCGCAGCAGGCTAATTACTGTTGACCTTGATAAGCTGTTATATTATAATTGCAAGGTACATGGAATAAACCATGTTGTTGATGTAAGTGTGTTGTGCTCGGAGGGAGGGAAAGAGAATGTCTAAAACCGTCGTTCGTAAAAACGAATCGCTTGAAGATGCTCTTCGTCGCTTCAAACGTTCAGTATCAAAAACTGGTACTTTGCAGGAAGCAAGAAAGCGCGAATTCTACGAAAAACCTAGTATTAAACGTAAGAAAAAGTCTGAGGCTGCTAGAAAGCGTAAGTGGTAAGAGAGGGTGTATGTAATGAGTCTTCTCGAGCGTTTAAATGAAGATATGAAACAAGCGATGAGGAATAAAGAAAAAGAAAAGCTTACTGTTATTCGTATGATCAAAGCTTCGCTTCAAAACGAAGCAATCAAGCTTGGTGAAGATCTTAACGAAGAACAGGAGCTTACTGTCCTTTCTCGCGAAGTTAAACAACGCAAGGATTCCCTCCATGAATTTGAAAAAGCAGGTCGTGAAGATCTTGTTGAAAAAATTCGTACTGAACTTCAGTATGTCGAATTATATATGCCAAAACAGCTTTCTGAAGATGAAGTTTCCAAAATTGTTGCAGAAACAATCGCAGAAACAGGTGCTTCTTCAAAAGCTGATATGGGAAAAGTGATGGCTGCTATCATGCCAAAGGTAAAAGGCAAAGCAGATGGTTCACTTATAAATAAACTTGTACAACAACACCTTTCATAAAACTTTGCATTAAAAGACCGAAAGCCAATGGCTGACGGTCTTTTTTACTTTTTCTGCCCAGCAATGGGCCGATGGAATGGATTACATTTGTTTCTAGGTTATACTAAAGAAAATAGCAATTATCTAAAAAAATAAAAATGAAACTTTTTAATGATTCAATCGTAAATACATATATAGAAGGTATCTTACGGTTAAAGGGGGGGGAAGTTTTGATTGCCAGAAGAGCAATAACCGCCTTTGCATTGTTTTTTGCTCTGCTGCTGCTGGGAAGCCCTTTTCAAGGAAAAGCCGATAATGAAAAAGTGCTGATTGTTCCTATCGAAGAAACTGTGGAAAAAGGGCTACATGCATTTTTAAGCAGAGCGGTGCAAACAGCTGAAGAAGAAAATGCATCAGCCATAATATTTGAAATAAATACACCCGGAGGGGCAGTGGATGCAGCCGGACAAATTGGAAAGCTGTTAACCTCAACAAATGTAAAAACTATATCTTTTGTCAATAAGCAGGCCTTATCTGCAGGTGCCTATATAGCTTTGAATACGGATGAAATATACATGGTGCCGGGTTCAACAATGGGTTCAGCCGCAATTATTGACCAGCAGGGAAATACAGCTGGCAAGAAAGCAGAATCGTACTGGTTTGCGGCAATGCAGAGTGCAGCCTCACAAACGGACAGAGATCCTGTTTATGCCCTTGCTATGGCAGATGAATCGGTTGACCTTCCGGAATTGGGGGCTCCGAAAGGAAAGCTGCTTACCCTCACAGCTGAACAGGCTGAGCAGGTAGGCTATTCGGAAGGCACAGTAAATTCCAGGGCGGAATTACTGAAAGTGCTTGGATTTGAAGAAGCTAATATACAGACAATTGATGAAAGCTTTGCAGAAAAGGCAGCCCGCTTTATTACCCATCCAGTCGTCATCCCCATTCTATTATCTATTGGAAGCCTCGGGTTAGTTCTGGAACTGTATTCACCGGGTTTCGGCATCCCTGGATTAATGGGATTATCGTCCCTGCTCCTGTTTTTTTATGGCCATATGGTGGCCGGTCTGGCAGGTTATGAGACATTAATTCTGTTTGTAATAGGCATTGGCTTAATAATAGCCGAGTTTTTCCTTCCTGGAGGAATTCTAGGAATAGCCGGGATAGCAGCAATACTCGGGAGCCTGTTCCTGGCTTCTGATAATGTGGCCCATATGGGAATGTCTATTTTAATTGCTATAGGAGTTTCAATATTGGCATCTATATTAATGATAAAGGTGTTTGGTAAAAAGATGAAATTCTTCAAAAAAATTATATTAACCGATAGCACAAATACTGAAAATGGATATATTTCAAATAAGAGCAGGCTTGAACTGATTGGGCATGAGGGTTATGCACTTACTGCACTAAGGCCTTCAGGCACTATAGTTATAGGGGATGAGAGAATTGACGTTGTCAGTGAGGGAGCCTTTATCCTTAAAGGGGCAAGAGTAAAAGTTGTTAAAGCAGAAGGATCGCGTATTGTTGTCAGAGAAATATCTAATCTAGATTTAGATAAATAAAATCATCAGGAGGTAAAATTATGTTAGAAGCAGGAACAGTAGCAATATTGGTTGCCGTCGTACTCGGTGTCATATTGCTGGGGATATTATTCACCTTTGTACCGGTTATGCTGTGGATATCAGCATTGGCAGCGGGTGTCAGAGTCAGTATCTTTACATTAATTGGAATGAGGCTTCGCCGGGTTATACCAAGCCGTGTTATTAACCCGTTAATCAAAGCGCACAAAGCAGGACTTGAAGTAACAACAAACCAGCTGGAGAGCCATTACCTGGCAGGAGGAAATGTTGATAGAGTTGTCAATGCGTTAATAGCAGCACATCGTGCGAATATTGATTTAAGCTTTGAACGCAGTGCAGCCATTGACCTGGCAGGTCGTGACGTTTTGGAAGCAGTTCAGATGAGTGTTAATCCAAAAGTAATTGAAACTCCTTTTATTGCCGGTGTGGCGATGGATGGTATTGAAGTAAAGGCAAAAGCGCGAATTACAGTCCGGGCCAATATTGACCGTCTGGTCGGAGGTGCGGGTGAGGAAACAATCGTGGCGCGTGTCGGTGAGGGGATTGTCTCTACAATTGGTTCGCAGACAGATCACAAGAAAGTACTTGAAAATCCGGATATGATTTCTCAGACTGTTCTTTCAAAAGGTCTGGATGCAGG
This region includes:
- the dnaK gene encoding molecular chaperone DnaK, yielding MSKIIGIDLGTTNSCVAVLEGGEPKVIPNPEGNRTTPSVVAFKNGERQVGEVAKRQSITNPNTIMSVKRHMGTDHKTEVEGKEYSPQEVSAIILQYLKSYAEDYLGEKVTKAVITVPAYFNDAERQATKDAGRIAGLEVERIINEPTAAALAYGLDKMDEDQTILVYDLGGGTFDVSILELGDGVFEVKSTAGDNRLGGDDFDQVIIDYLVDQFKKENGIDLSKDKMALQRLKDAAEKAKKDLSGVTSTQISLPFITAGEAGPLHLEVTLSRAKFEELSADLVERTMGPTRQALKDAGLTPSEIDKVILVGGSTRIPAVQEAIKKETGKEPHRGVNPDEVVAMGAAIQGGVITGDVKDVVLLDVTPLSLGIETMGGVFTKLIERNTTIPTSKSQVFSTAADNQSAVDIHVLQGERPMAADNKTLGRFQLGDIPPAPRGVPQIEVSFDIDKNGIVNVRAKDLGTNKEQAITIKSSTGLSDEEIEKMVREAEENAEADKKRKEEVELRNEADQLVFTTEKTLKDLEGKVDEADVNKANEAKDALKAAIEKNDLDEIRAKKDALQEVVQALTMKLYEQAQAAQGAQGAEGAESKNDDDNVVDAEFEEVKDDK
- the dnaJ gene encoding molecular chaperone DnaJ; this translates as MSKRDYYEVLGISKGASKDEIKKAYRKLSKKYHPDINKEPDADEKFKEVKEAYEVLSDDQKKAHYDQFGHTDPNQGFGGAGFEGFGGFEDIFSTFFGGGSRRRDPNAPRQGADLQYTMSLTFEEAVFGKETDIEIPREETCDTCSGSGAKPGTKPETCRHCHGSGQLNVEQNTPFGKIVNRRVCHYCNGTGKEIKEKCTTCRGAGKVQKRRKIHVKIPAGIDDGQQLRVAGQGEPGVNGGPPGDLYVVFHVRSHEFFERDGDDVYCEMPITFVQAALGDEIEVPTLHGKVKLKVPSGTQTGTKFRLKGKGVPNVRGYGTGDQHIIVRVITPTKLTEKQKQLLSEFAEVSGTVPQGEQEESFFSKVKRAFKGE
- the prmA gene encoding 50S ribosomal protein L11 methyltransferase gives rise to the protein MKWSEISIHTANEAVEPISNILHEAGASGVVIEDPLELVKERKDQFGEIYQLNPQDYPEEGVIVKAYLPVNSFLGETVDEIKEAINNLILFNIDIGENKVSISEVNEEEWATAWKKYYNPVKISERFTIVPTWEDYTPVSSDELIIELDPGMAFGTGTHPTTVMCIQALERTVKQGDKVVDVGTGSGVLSIAAAMLGAGKVEALDLDEVAVNSAKLNIKLNKVQDIVDVSQGNLLDGVSQGADVVVANILAEVILRFTDDVASVVREGGYFIASGIIQQKKQEVRDAISAAGFEIVETIQMEDWVAIVARRK
- a CDS encoding 16S rRNA (uracil(1498)-N(3))-methyltransferase translates to MQRYFIQNAVNDKYFHITGEDRHHIVKVMRMKEGDKIICVDPSQNSALCSIAEITDEYVAAEVVQWIEGSSELPADITIVSGLPKGDKLEWIIQKGTELGANRFIPFTSARSVVKWDAKKSVKKAERWQKIAKEAAEQSHRSIVPEVFAPLDLKSLLKISADYSYKLIAFEEEAKQGEVSVLYKTLSSMNKGDSLLVVFGPEGGLADNEVSLLLESGFLACGLGPRILRTETAPLYLLSAVSYHFELMG
- the mtaB gene encoding tRNA (N(6)-L-threonylcarbamoyladenosine(37)-C(2))-methylthiotransferase MtaB, giving the protein MPAVAFHTLGCKVNHYETEAIWQLFKEAGYERTDFESVSDVYVINTCTVTNTGDKKSRQVIRRAIRKNPDAVICVTGCYAQTSPAEIMAIPGVDIVVGTQDRVKMLEYIEQYKQERQPINGVGNIMKNRVYEELDVPAFTDRTRASLKIQEGCNNFCTFCIIPWARGLMRSRDPKEVIRQAQQLVDAGYKEIVLTGIHTGGYGEDMKDYNLAMLLTDLEAQVKGLKRLRISSIEASQITDEVIEVMDKSKVVVRHLHIPLQSGSNTVLKRMRRKYTMEFFAERLERLKEALPGLAVTSDVIVGFPGETEEEFMETYNFIKEHKFSELHVFPYSKRTGTPAARMDDQIDEEVKNERVHRLIALSDQLAKEYASQYEGEVLEVIPEESFKESSDSNLFVGYTDNYLKIVFPAAEEMVGQIVKVKITKAGYPYNEGQFVRVLDELNETEEAAV
- the deoC gene encoding deoxyribose-phosphate aldolase; translation: MTNNVAKMIDHTLLKADATKDQIEKICAEAKEYNFASVCVNPTWVKLSSDLLSGTEVKVCTVIGFPLGASTLETKAFETKNAIDNGATEVDMVINIGALKGGDNELVERDIRAVVDAAKGKALTKVIIETCLLTEEEKVRACELSVKAGADFVKTSTGFSTGGATTEDIALMRKTVGPDLGVKASGGVRSAEDAQKMIEAGATRIGASSGAAIVNGLTSDSDY
- a CDS encoding Na/Pi symporter, with product MVQLLLFFLLIGLFIYGMTLLRSGLFNLSAGSLKNWLAVMTNSPWKGTVMGTILTAVLQSSSAVMIITIGMVSARMLTFPQTIGIILGTNIGTTFTTELITFNIESYIIPLAAAGSILAVLKKKSLRSSGLALLGLSAVFAAMRGFEYLAGSVKDNDMVNHWLLTLDGNYLFAVAAGIVLTAIIQSSTATTGIIMGFLTAGAMDLDTGIAIMLGSNIGTCADAYLASIGSGKEAKLTAFAHIWLNCLGVAAFYPFIHSLAVVGESAASSPDVQLAHISVLFNVLSSLLVLPFANQFGKFIIKLHGR
- the rpsU gene encoding 30S ribosomal protein S21 is translated as MSKTVVRKNESLEDALRRFKRSVSKTGTLQEARKREFYEKPSIKRKKKSEAARKRKW
- a CDS encoding GatB/YqeY domain-containing protein, whose amino-acid sequence is MSLLERLNEDMKQAMRNKEKEKLTVIRMIKASLQNEAIKLGEDLNEEQELTVLSREVKQRKDSLHEFEKAGREDLVEKIRTELQYVELYMPKQLSEDEVSKIVAETIAETGASSKADMGKVMAAIMPKVKGKADGSLINKLVQQHLS
- a CDS encoding NfeD family protein, with amino-acid sequence MIARRAITAFALFFALLLLGSPFQGKADNEKVLIVPIEETVEKGLHAFLSRAVQTAEEENASAIIFEINTPGGAVDAAGQIGKLLTSTNVKTISFVNKQALSAGAYIALNTDEIYMVPGSTMGSAAIIDQQGNTAGKKAESYWFAAMQSAASQTDRDPVYALAMADESVDLPELGAPKGKLLTLTAEQAEQVGYSEGTVNSRAELLKVLGFEEANIQTIDESFAEKAARFITHPVVIPILLSIGSLGLVLELYSPGFGIPGLMGLSSLLLFFYGHMVAGLAGYETLILFVIGIGLIIAEFFLPGGILGIAGIAAILGSLFLASDNVAHMGMSILIAIGVSILASILMIKVFGKKMKFFKKIILTDSTNTENGYISNKSRLELIGHEGYALTALRPSGTIVIGDERIDVVSEGAFILKGARVKVVKAEGSRIVVREISNLDLDK
- the floA gene encoding flotillin-like protein FloA (flotillin-like protein involved in membrane lipid rafts), whose protein sequence is MLEAGTVAILVAVVLGVILLGILFTFVPVMLWISALAAGVRVSIFTLIGMRLRRVIPSRVINPLIKAHKAGLEVTTNQLESHYLAGGNVDRVVNALIAAHRANIDLSFERSAAIDLAGRDVLEAVQMSVNPKVIETPFIAGVAMDGIEVKAKARITVRANIDRLVGGAGEETIVARVGEGIVSTIGSQTDHKKVLENPDMISQTVLSKGLDAGTAFEILSIDIADVDIGKNIGAELQTEQAEADKKIAQAKAEERRAMAVAQEQEMKARVEEMRAKVVEAEAQVPLAMSEALRSGNIGVMDYMNIQNISADTEMRDSIGNMSDDGKSGRKND